One Streptomyces sp. NBC_00223 genomic window carries:
- a CDS encoding HelD family protein has product MAAQTATPGVREQEIAAEQAHLDRVYHRLEEKIHEAEFLMSDAAKRGQVGTPGALAERDAQVFRAGIHLNRLNSEFEDFLFGRIDLLAGKDGKKGADGAYISVDPADDAVRADATADIAETLHIGRIGVLGTDYNPLVIDWRAPAAAPFYRSTPVAPGRVVRRRVIRSKGRRVLGVEDDLLRPELTTGLPVVGDGALMAALGQARTHSMRDIVSSIQAEQDLVIRAPAASVTEVTGGPGTGKTAVALHRAAYLLYQDRRRYSGGILCVSPTPLLVAYTEGVLPSLGEEGQVAIRAVGSLVDGVEADLYDEPAAARIKGSLRMQKVLRNAARGCLDLVPGRPATLRVIAFGRRVELSEQELAGLRQQALGGTAPVNLLRPRARRLLLDALWRKTGRRFDDAELAAEERQGFDEDISTEPEFLDFLDAWWPLLTPRGVLSALADEKRLARWARRVLTPPEVRRVSRSLRRAGTSAHDVALLDELETVLGAPPREKKREIDPMDQLTGLDELMPQRGETRRERADRLARERTEYAHVIVDEAQDLTPMQWRMVGRRGRTATWTVVGDPAQSSWTDVDEAAAARDEALGTRPRRRFTLTVNYRNPAEIAEVASTVLALAMPGSPSPRAVRSTGVLPRYEVAGDDLGAAARACAERLLAEVDGTVGVVVAMNRRAQARGWLDGLGERVVALGSLEAKGLEYDATVVVSPAEIAEESPAGLRVLYVALTRATQRLTVLAGEKDLPNADGVPDLLRKD; this is encoded by the coding sequence GTGGCCGCGCAGACCGCAACACCGGGGGTCCGGGAGCAGGAGATCGCCGCCGAACAGGCGCATCTCGACCGGGTGTACCACCGCCTTGAGGAGAAGATCCACGAAGCGGAGTTCCTGATGAGCGACGCCGCCAAACGCGGCCAGGTCGGCACGCCGGGCGCGCTGGCCGAACGCGACGCGCAGGTCTTCCGGGCCGGTATCCACCTCAACCGGCTCAACAGCGAGTTCGAGGACTTCCTCTTCGGCCGGATCGATCTGCTGGCGGGCAAGGACGGCAAGAAGGGCGCCGACGGCGCGTACATCTCGGTCGACCCGGCGGACGACGCGGTCCGCGCGGACGCCACCGCCGACATCGCCGAGACCCTGCACATCGGCCGCATCGGCGTCCTCGGCACGGACTACAACCCGCTGGTCATCGACTGGCGGGCGCCGGCCGCCGCACCGTTCTACCGTTCGACCCCCGTCGCCCCCGGCCGGGTGGTGAGGCGGCGGGTGATCAGGTCCAAGGGCCGCCGCGTCCTGGGCGTCGAGGACGACCTGCTGCGCCCCGAGCTGACCACCGGCCTGCCCGTGGTGGGCGACGGCGCCCTGATGGCCGCCCTCGGCCAGGCCCGTACGCACTCCATGCGCGACATCGTCTCCAGCATCCAGGCCGAACAGGACCTGGTGATCCGCGCCCCCGCCGCCTCCGTCACCGAGGTGACCGGCGGCCCCGGCACCGGCAAGACCGCCGTCGCCCTGCACCGGGCCGCGTATCTGCTCTACCAGGACCGGCGGCGCTACTCCGGCGGCATCCTGTGCGTCAGCCCGACCCCGCTGCTGGTCGCGTACACCGAGGGCGTGCTCCCGTCGCTCGGCGAGGAGGGTCAGGTCGCGATCCGCGCGGTCGGCTCGCTGGTCGACGGGGTGGAGGCCGATCTCTACGACGAGCCGGCCGCCGCCCGGATCAAGGGCTCGCTGCGGATGCAGAAGGTGCTGCGCAACGCGGCCCGGGGCTGCCTCGACCTGGTGCCGGGCCGGCCCGCGACGCTGCGGGTGATCGCCTTCGGCCGCCGGGTCGAGCTGTCCGAGCAGGAACTCGCCGGGCTGCGGCAGCAGGCGCTGGGCGGCACCGCGCCGGTCAACCTGCTGCGCCCGAGGGCCCGCAGGCTGCTGCTCGACGCGCTGTGGCGGAAGACCGGCCGCCGCTTCGACGACGCGGAACTGGCCGCCGAGGAGCGCCAGGGCTTCGACGAGGACATCAGCACCGAGCCGGAGTTCCTCGACTTCCTGGACGCCTGGTGGCCGCTGCTCACCCCGCGCGGGGTGCTGTCCGCGCTCGCCGACGAGAAGCGGCTGGCCCGCTGGGCCCGCCGGGTGCTCACCCCGCCCGAGGTCCGCCGGGTGTCCCGCTCGCTGCGCCGCGCGGGGACCTCCGCGCACGACGTGGCGCTGCTGGACGAGCTGGAGACCGTGCTGGGGGCGCCGCCGCGCGAGAAGAAGCGCGAGATCGACCCGATGGACCAGCTCACCGGCCTGGACGAGCTGATGCCGCAGCGCGGGGAGACCCGCCGGGAGCGGGCCGACCGGCTGGCCCGGGAGCGTACCGAGTACGCGCACGTCATCGTGGACGAGGCGCAGGACCTCACCCCGATGCAGTGGCGGATGGTGGGCCGCCGGGGCCGTACCGCGACCTGGACGGTCGTCGGCGACCCGGCGCAGAGCTCCTGGACGGACGTGGACGAGGCCGCCGCCGCGCGTGACGAGGCGCTCGGCACCCGCCCGCGCCGCCGCTTCACGCTGACCGTCAACTACCGCAACCCCGCCGAGATCGCCGAGGTCGCCTCGACCGTGCTGGCCCTGGCCATGCCCGGCAGCCCCTCCCCGCGCGCGGTGCGCTCCACCGGGGTGCTGCCCCGGTACGAGGTCGCGGGCGACGACCTGGGCGCGGCCGCCCGTGCCTGCGCCGAGCGGCTGCTCGCCGAGGTGGACGGCACGGTCGGCGTGGTCGTCGCGATGAACCGCCGTGCCCAGGCCCGCGGCTGGCTCGACGGGCTCGGCGAGCGCGTGGTCGCGCTGGGCAGCCTGGAGGCCAAGGGCCTGGAGTACGACGCCACGGTCGTGGTCTCGCCCGCGGAGATCGCCGAGGAGTCGCCGGCCGGACTGCGGGTGCTCTACGTGGCGCTGACCCGGGCCACCCAGCGGCTGACCGTACTGGCCGGGGAGAAGGACCTGCCGAACGCGGACGGGGTGCCTGACCTGCTCAGAAAGGACTGA
- a CDS encoding uroporphyrinogen-III synthase, whose product MQAHSGTNSEPAVVPPLAGFTVGVTAARRADELCALLERRGASVLRAPSLRIVPLSDDAELLATTKRLLDDAPDVVIATTAIGFRGWVEAADGWGLGEALLRRLGEVELLARGPKVKGAVRAAGLVEAWSPASESMAEVLERLLEEGVEGRCVAVQLHGEPLPGFSEALRAAGATVVAVPVYRWMPPEDLGPVDRLLDAVFARQLDALSFTSAPAAASLLERAEQRGQREELLAAMRGGVLVACVGPVTAVPLEAHEVPTVQPERFRLGPLVQLIAAELPGRVRALPVAGHRIEIRGHAVVVDGELRPVPPAGMALLRALARRPGWVVSRADLLRALPGAGRDEHAVETAMARLRVALGAPKLIQTVVKRGYRLSFDPTT is encoded by the coding sequence ATGCAAGCGCACTCCGGTACGAACAGCGAGCCCGCGGTGGTGCCGCCGCTGGCGGGGTTCACCGTCGGGGTGACGGCCGCCCGGCGGGCGGACGAGCTGTGCGCGCTGCTCGAACGGCGCGGGGCGAGCGTGCTGCGGGCGCCCTCGCTGCGGATCGTGCCGCTCTCCGACGACGCGGAGCTGTTGGCCACGACCAAGCGGCTGCTCGACGACGCGCCCGACGTGGTGATCGCGACCACCGCGATCGGCTTCCGCGGGTGGGTCGAGGCGGCGGACGGCTGGGGGCTCGGCGAGGCGCTGCTGCGCAGGCTGGGCGAGGTGGAGCTGCTGGCCCGGGGGCCGAAGGTGAAGGGCGCGGTGCGCGCGGCCGGGCTGGTCGAGGCGTGGTCCCCGGCCTCGGAGTCCATGGCCGAGGTGCTGGAACGGCTGCTGGAGGAAGGCGTCGAGGGCCGCTGTGTGGCCGTGCAGCTGCACGGGGAGCCGCTGCCCGGCTTCAGCGAGGCGCTGCGGGCCGCGGGCGCGACGGTGGTGGCGGTGCCGGTCTACCGGTGGATGCCGCCGGAGGACCTGGGGCCGGTGGACCGGCTGCTCGACGCGGTGTTCGCGCGGCAGCTCGACGCGCTGAGCTTCACCTCGGCGCCGGCCGCGGCCTCGCTGCTCGAACGGGCGGAGCAGCGCGGGCAGCGGGAGGAACTGCTCGCGGCGATGCGCGGCGGGGTGCTGGTCGCCTGCGTCGGGCCGGTGACGGCGGTGCCGCTGGAGGCGCACGAGGTGCCCACCGTGCAGCCGGAGCGCTTCCGGCTGGGGCCGCTGGTGCAGCTCATCGCGGCGGAGCTGCCCGGCCGGGTACGGGCGCTGCCCGTCGCCGGGCACCGGATCGAGATCCGGGGGCACGCGGTCGTGGTGGACGGGGAGCTGCGGCCGGTGCCGCCGGCCGGGATGGCGCTGCTGCGGGCGCTGGCCCGCCGGCCGGGCTGGGTGGTGTCGCGCGCCGACCTGCTGCGCGCGCTGCCGGGCGCGGGCCGGGACGAGCACGCGGTGGAGACGGCGATGGCCCGCCTCCGGGTGGCCCTGGGAGCACCGAAGCTGATCCAAACCGTCGTCAAACGCGGCTACCGCCTCTCCTTCGACCCCACGACCTGA
- a CDS encoding nitrate/nitrite transporter: protein MGSRWIEQWDPEDERFWHEGGGKRIAARNLVFSVLSEHIGFSIWSLWSVMVLFMGPAYGVDPAGKFFLVAMPTLVGGVLRVPYTFAVAKFGGRNWTIVSALLLLVPTVAAAFVMKPGVSYTTLLVVAALTGVGGGNFASSMTNINSFYPLREKGWALGLNAGGGNVGVAAIQLIGLLVIGTAGAAHPRTVLAVYIPLIVVAAALSALFMDNLAPVKNDTGAAVDAARDPHTWIMSFLYVGTFGSFIGYSFAFGLVLQNQFGRTPLQAADLTFIGPLLGSLIRPVGGKLADRFGGARITWWNFLAMGAATGVVIAASVTKSLATFLIGFIVLFVLSGLGNGSSYKMIPGIFQKKAEARGLTGEAAAAHGRRLSGAAMGLIGAVGALGGVGINLAFRESFLNTSSGTPAFVTFLAFYAVCYVLTWAVYLRRPAAAPGRPGGQGEGTPAGAAVYAEV from the coding sequence ATGGGAAGTCGCTGGATCGAGCAGTGGGACCCCGAGGACGAACGGTTCTGGCACGAGGGCGGCGGCAAGCGGATCGCCGCCCGCAATCTGGTCTTCTCGGTGCTCTCCGAACACATCGGCTTCTCCATATGGAGCCTGTGGTCGGTGATGGTGCTGTTCATGGGTCCGGCCTACGGGGTCGACCCGGCGGGCAAGTTCTTCCTCGTGGCCATGCCGACGCTGGTCGGCGGGGTGCTGCGGGTGCCGTACACCTTCGCGGTCGCGAAGTTCGGCGGGCGCAACTGGACGATCGTCAGCGCGCTGCTGCTGCTCGTACCGACGGTTGCCGCGGCCTTCGTCATGAAGCCCGGTGTGTCGTACACCACGCTCCTGGTGGTCGCCGCGCTCACCGGTGTCGGCGGCGGCAACTTCGCCTCCTCGATGACGAACATCAACTCCTTCTACCCGCTGCGGGAGAAGGGCTGGGCGCTCGGGCTGAACGCGGGCGGCGGCAATGTCGGGGTCGCCGCGATCCAGCTGATCGGACTGCTGGTCATCGGCACGGCGGGCGCCGCGCACCCGCGTACGGTCCTCGCGGTCTACATCCCGCTGATCGTGGTGGCCGCCGCCCTGTCCGCGCTGTTCATGGACAACCTCGCGCCCGTGAAGAACGACACCGGGGCCGCGGTGGACGCGGCCCGCGATCCGCACACCTGGATCATGTCCTTCCTGTACGTGGGGACGTTCGGCTCCTTCATCGGCTACAGCTTCGCCTTCGGCCTGGTGCTCCAGAACCAGTTCGGCCGCACCCCCCTCCAGGCGGCCGACCTGACCTTCATCGGGCCGCTGCTCGGCTCGCTGATCCGGCCGGTCGGCGGAAAGCTCGCGGACCGCTTCGGCGGCGCGCGCATCACCTGGTGGAACTTCCTCGCGATGGGCGCGGCGACCGGTGTGGTGATCGCCGCCTCCGTCACCAAGTCGCTGGCCACGTTCCTGATCGGCTTCATCGTGCTCTTCGTGCTCAGCGGCCTCGGCAACGGATCGTCGTACAAGATGATCCCCGGTATCTTCCAGAAGAAGGCCGAGGCCCGGGGGCTCACCGGGGAGGCGGCCGCGGCGCACGGACGACGGCTGTCCGGCGCGGCGATGGGGCTGATCGGCGCGGTCGGCGCGCTCGGCGGCGTCGGCATCAACCTGGCCTTCCGGGAGTCCTTCCTCAACACCTCCTCCGGGACGCCGGCTTTTGTGACTTTTCTCGCCTTCTACGCGGTCTGCTACGTGCTGACCTGGGCCGTATATCTGCGGCGGCCCGCGGCCGCGCCCGGGCGGCCGGGCGGGCAGGGCGAGGGGACGCCCGCGGGCGCCGCGGTGTACGCGGAGGTCTGA
- the yicI gene encoding alpha-xylosidase has product MKFTDGYWLLRDGVRAAHPVEVLDIAAHPGGLDVHAPTTPIRNRGDLLKGPVVSISCTAPMPGVVAVRLTHLAGGLDRGPRFALAKGPGRAVVTEDPEYATLTSGELSVRFARTGPWRMEFRAGGRTLTSSGPKSMGIMETADGRHYLREQLGLGVGSHVYGLGERFGPLVKNGQVVDVWNADGGTASEQAYKNVPFYLTDAGYGVFVNHPGHVSFEVASETVSRVQFSVEGQSLEYLVIHGPTPKEILAKYAALTGRPALPPAWSFGLWLSTSFTTSYDEATVTGFIDGMAKRELPLSVFHFDCFWMREFHWCDFTWDPRVFPDPEGMLHRLHERGLRVCVWINPYIAQRSPLFAEGQAAGYLLKKPNGDVWQWDLWQPGMALVDFTNPDARAWYAAKLDALLAMGVDCFKTDFGERVPTDVTYFDGSDPEGMHNYYTYLYNRTVFDVLRARRGEDDAVVFARSATAGSQQFPVHWGGDCEATYESMAESLRGGLSLGLSGFGFWSHDIGGFEGTPSAAVFKRWIAFGLLSSHSRLHGSHSYRVPWLFDEESVDVLRAFTRLKLRLMPYLFEAARQARTGVPVMRAMALEFPDDPACAHLERQYMLGDALLVAPVFSDDGRVGYYVPAGVWTHLLTGERVEGPRWVEETHGFDSVPLLVRPGTALPWGAVADRPDYDYATGLTLRVYEPADGVTTTVRVPSPDGSTAATFTVSRAGTSVTVTSEDAPEGWTAEVVSAEPLRLTTP; this is encoded by the coding sequence GTGAAGTTCACCGATGGCTACTGGCTGCTGCGCGACGGCGTCAGGGCCGCCCACCCGGTCGAGGTACTCGACATCGCCGCCCACCCCGGGGGCCTGGACGTCCACGCCCCGACCACCCCCATCCGCAACCGCGGCGACCTGCTCAAGGGCCCGGTCGTCAGCATCTCCTGTACGGCGCCCATGCCCGGCGTCGTCGCGGTCCGCCTCACCCACCTGGCCGGGGGCCTCGACCGCGGCCCGCGGTTCGCCCTCGCCAAGGGCCCCGGGCGCGCGGTGGTCACCGAGGACCCCGAGTACGCGACCCTGACCTCCGGCGAGCTGTCCGTACGCTTCGCCCGCACCGGCCCGTGGCGGATGGAGTTCCGGGCCGGCGGCCGTACGCTCACCTCCAGCGGACCGAAGTCCATGGGCATCATGGAGACCGCCGACGGCCGTCACTACCTGCGCGAACAACTCGGCCTCGGGGTCGGCTCGCATGTCTACGGCCTCGGCGAGCGCTTCGGCCCGCTGGTCAAGAACGGCCAGGTGGTGGACGTCTGGAACGCCGACGGCGGCACGGCCAGCGAACAGGCGTACAAGAACGTGCCGTTCTACCTCACGGACGCGGGCTACGGGGTCTTCGTCAACCACCCCGGCCATGTGTCCTTCGAGGTCGCCTCGGAGACCGTCTCCCGGGTGCAGTTCAGCGTCGAGGGCCAGTCGCTGGAGTACCTGGTCATCCACGGCCCCACCCCGAAGGAGATCCTCGCCAAGTACGCGGCCCTGACCGGACGTCCGGCGCTGCCGCCCGCCTGGTCCTTCGGCCTGTGGCTGTCCACCTCCTTCACCACCTCCTACGACGAGGCCACCGTCACCGGCTTCATCGACGGCATGGCCAAGCGCGAACTCCCGCTGTCCGTCTTCCACTTCGACTGCTTCTGGATGCGCGAGTTCCACTGGTGCGACTTCACCTGGGACCCGCGGGTCTTCCCCGACCCCGAGGGCATGCTGCACCGTCTGCACGAGCGCGGTCTGCGGGTCTGCGTCTGGATCAACCCCTATATCGCCCAGCGCTCACCGCTGTTCGCCGAGGGCCAGGCGGCCGGCTATCTGCTGAAGAAGCCGAACGGCGACGTGTGGCAGTGGGACCTGTGGCAACCCGGCATGGCCCTGGTCGACTTCACCAATCCCGACGCCCGCGCCTGGTACGCCGCCAAGCTCGACGCGCTGCTGGCCATGGGGGTGGACTGCTTCAAGACCGACTTCGGCGAGCGGGTGCCGACCGATGTCACGTACTTCGACGGCTCCGACCCCGAAGGCATGCACAACTACTACACGTATCTCTACAACCGGACCGTCTTCGACGTGCTGCGCGCGCGGCGCGGTGAGGACGACGCCGTGGTCTTCGCCCGTTCTGCGACCGCCGGCAGCCAGCAGTTCCCCGTGCACTGGGGCGGCGACTGCGAGGCGACCTACGAGTCGATGGCCGAATCCCTGCGCGGCGGGCTGTCGTTGGGGCTGTCCGGCTTCGGTTTCTGGTCGCACGACATCGGCGGCTTCGAGGGCACCCCGAGCGCGGCCGTCTTCAAACGGTGGATCGCCTTCGGGCTGCTCTCCTCGCACAGCCGGCTGCACGGCAGCCACTCCTACCGGGTGCCGTGGCTCTTCGACGAGGAATCGGTCGACGTACTGCGGGCGTTCACCCGCCTCAAGCTGCGGCTGATGCCGTATCTGTTCGAGGCCGCGCGGCAGGCGCGGACCGGGGTGCCGGTGATGCGGGCGATGGCGCTGGAGTTCCCGGACGATCCGGCGTGCGCGCATCTGGAACGGCAGTACATGCTCGGCGACGCCCTGCTGGTCGCGCCGGTCTTCTCCGACGACGGCCGGGTCGGCTACTACGTGCCCGCCGGGGTGTGGACCCACCTGCTGACCGGCGAGCGCGTCGAGGGCCCGCGCTGGGTGGAGGAGACCCACGGCTTCGACAGCGTGCCGCTGCTGGTCCGCCCCGGCACGGCCCTGCCGTGGGGCGCGGTCGCCGACCGCCCGGACTACGACTACGCCACCGGTCTGACCCTGCGGGTCTACGAGCCCGCGGACGGCGTCACGACGACCGTCCGCGTCCCCTCCCCCGACGGGTCCACGGCCGCGACCTTCACGGTGAGCCGCGCGGGTACGTCGGTGACGGTGACGTCCGAGGACGCGCCCGAGGGGTGGACGGCGGAAGTCGTCTCCGCGGAGCCCCTCCGCCTGACCACACCGTAG
- the smpB gene encoding SsrA-binding protein SmpB has translation MAKETGRKMIAQNKKARHDYHILDTYEAGLVLTGTEVKSLRLGRASLVDGFAQLDGGEAWLHNIHIPEYTQGTWTNHSARRKRKMLLHRAEIEKLLQKTQESGHTIVPLALYFKEGRVKVEIALAKGKKEYDKRQTLREKQDRRESERVMSAARRRQRA, from the coding sequence ATGGCTAAAGAGACGGGTCGCAAGATGATCGCGCAGAACAAGAAGGCGCGACACGATTACCACATCCTCGACACCTACGAGGCGGGCCTGGTGCTGACCGGCACCGAGGTCAAGTCACTGCGCCTGGGCCGCGCGTCGCTGGTCGACGGCTTCGCGCAGCTCGACGGCGGCGAGGCGTGGCTGCACAACATCCACATCCCCGAGTACACCCAGGGGACCTGGACCAACCACTCGGCCCGCCGCAAGCGCAAGATGCTGCTGCACCGGGCCGAGATCGAGAAGCTGCTCCAGAAGACACAGGAGAGCGGTCATACGATCGTGCCGCTCGCCCTGTACTTCAAGGAGGGCCGGGTGAAGGTCGAGATCGCGCTCGCGAAGGGCAAGAAGGAGTACGACAAACGGCAGACCCTGCGCGAGAAGCAGGACCGCCGTGAGTCGGAGCGCGTGATGTCGGCGGCGCGCCGCAGGCAGCGTGCCTGA